The following proteins are co-located in the Salvelinus sp. IW2-2015 unplaced genomic scaffold, ASM291031v2 Un_scaffold1825, whole genome shotgun sequence genome:
- the LOC111970831 gene encoding sodium/potassium-transporting ATPase subunit alpha-1 produces MGRGEGREQYEWRRPLQQGGKKKNAKAMKKERDMDELKKEVDLDDHKLTLDELNRKYGTDLSRGLSSAKAAENLLRDGPNSLTPPPTTPEWVKFCKQMFGGFSMLLWTGALLCFLAYGIQAAMEDEPANDNLYLGVVLSAVVIVTGCFSYYQEAKSSKIMDSFKNLVPQQALVVRDGEKMNINAQQVVVGDLVEVKGGDRIPADLRIISASGCKVDNSSLTGESEPQTRTPDFSNDNPLETRNIAFFSTNCVEGTARGIVINTGDRTVMGRIATLASGLEVGRTPISIEIEHFIHIITGVAVFLGMSFFVLSLILGYSWLEAVIFLIGIIVANVPEGLLATVTVCLTLTAKRMAKKNCLVKNLEAVETXGSTSTICSDKTGTLTQNRMTVAHMWFDNQIHEADTTENQSGTSFDRSSATWAALARVAGLCNRAVFLAEQSGIPILKRDVAGDASESALLKCIELCCGSVQGMRDQYXKVADIPFNSTNKYQLSVHLNKNEGESKHLLVMKGAPERXLDRCSTILIQGKEQPLDDEMKDSFQNAYMELGGLGERVLGFCHFQLPDDQFAEGFQFDCEEVNFPTENLCFVGLMSMIDPPRAAVPDAVGKCRSAGIKVIMVTGDHPITAKAIAKGVGIISEGNETVEDIAARLNIPVNEVDPRDAKACVVHGGDLKDLSAEQLDDILKYHTEIVFARTSPQQKLIIVEGCQRQGAIVAVTGDGVNDSPALKKADIGVAMGISGSDVSKQAADMILLDDNFASIVTGVEEGRLIFDNLKKSIAYTLTSNIPEITPFLFFIIANIPLPLGTVTILCIDLGTDMVPAISLAYEAAESDIMKRQPRNSKTDKLVNERLISIAYGQIGMIQALAGFFTYFVILAENGFLPSRLLGIRVDWDNKFCNDLEDSYGQQWTYEQRKIVEFTCHTAFFASIVVVQWADLIICKTRRNSVFQQGMRNKILIFGLFEETALAAFLSYCPGMGIALRMYPLKPSWWFCAFPYSLLIFIYDEIRKLIIRRSPGGWVERETYY; encoded by the exons GAAGGACGGGAACAGTATGAGTGGCGGCGACCTCTGCAGCAGGGAGGCAAGAAGAAGAATGCCAAGGCCATGAAGAAGGAGAGGGACATGGATGAGTTGAAAAAGGAAGTTGATCTG GATGAccataaactgaccctggatgAGCTCAACCGCAAATACGGCACCGACCTTAGTAGG GGGTTATCCAGTGCTAAGGCTGCRGAGAACCTTCTCCGTGATGGCCCCAATTCCCTGACCCCTCCTCCCACTACCCCTGAGTGGGTGAAGTTCTGCAAGCAGATGTTTGGCGGGTTCTCCATGCTGCTGTGGACTGGKgctctcctctgcttcctggcCTACGGAATCCAGGCAGCCATGGAGGATGAGCCGGCCAATGATAAC TTGTACCTGGGTGTTGTACTCTCTGCTGTTGTCATTGTTACTGGCTGTTTCTCCTACTACCAAGAGGCCAAGAGCTCAAAGATCATGGACTCCTTCAAAAACCTGGTCCCGCAG CAAGCCCTGGTTGTCCGTGACGGTGAGAAGATGAACATCAACGCTCAACAAGTGGTGGTTGGAGATCTGGTGGAGGTGAAAGGTGGAGATAGGATTCCCGCCGATTTGCGAATCATCTCTGCCAGCGGTTGCAAA GTGGACAACTCCTCCCTCACTGGTGAATCTGAGCCCCAGACACGTACTCCGGATTTCTCCAATGACAACCCCCTGGAGACAAGGAACATTGCCTTCTTCTCTACCAACTGTGTTGAAG GAACTGCCAGAGGTATTGTCATCAACACTGGTGACCGCACTGTTATGGGTCGTATTGCTACCCTCGCCTCTGGCCTGGAAGTCGGACGTACCCCAATCTCCATTGAAATTGAGCACTTCATCCACATCATCACCGGTGTGGCCGTCTTCCTGGGCATGTCTTTCTTTGTCCTGTCCCTCATCCTCGGATACTCTTGGCTGGAAGCTGTCATCTTCCTCATCGGAATCATTGTCGCTAACGTGCCTGAGGGTCTCCTGGCCACTGTAACT GTGTGTTTAACTCTGACTGCCAAGCGTATGGCCAAGAAGAACTGCCTGGTGAAGAATCTCGAAGCTGTTGAGACCRTMGGCTCCACCTCCACCATTTGCTCTGACAAGACRGGAACCCTGACTCAGAACAGAATGACCGTGGCTCACATGTGGTTCGACAACCAGATCCATGAGGCTGACACCACAGAGAACCAGAGCGGTACCTCCTTCGACAGGAGCTCTGCCACCTGGGCTGCCCTGGCTAGAGTCGCTGGCCTGTGTAACCGTGCCGTCTTCCTGGCAGAACAGAGCGGTATTCCTATCCTTAAA AGAGATGTGGCTGGTGATGCCTCAGAGTCTGCCCTGCTGAAGTGTATTGAGCTGTGCTGTGGGTCTGTGCAAGGCATGAGAGACCAGTACARCAAGGTRGCTGAYATCCCATTCAACTCCACCAACAAATACCAG CTCTCCGTTCACCTAAACAAGAATGAGGGTGAGTCCAAGCATCTGCTGGTGATGAAGGGAGCCCCTGAGAGGATRCTGGACCGCTGCTCCACCATTTTGATCCAGGGCAAAGAACAGCCTCTGGATGACGAGATGAAGGACTCTTTCCAGAACGCCTACATGGAACTGGGTGGTCTGGGAGAGCGAGTGCTGG GGTTCTGTCATTTCCAGCTCCCTGATGACCAGTTCGCTGAGGGCTTCCAGTTTGATTGTGAAGAGGTGAACTTCCCAACTGAGAATCTGTGCTTCGTTGGCCTAATGTCCATGATTGACCCTCCCCGTGCTGCTGTGCCTGACGCTGTGGGAAAGTGCAGGAGTGCTGGAATCAAG GTTATCATGGTCACTGGTGATCATCCCATCACTGCTAAAGCCATTGCCAAGGGTGTGGGAATTATATCTGAAGGAAACGAGACTGTTGAGGACATCGCTGCTCGTCTGAACATTCCAGTCAATGAAGTTGACCCTag GGATGCCAAGGCCTGTGTGGTCCATGGCGGTGACCTCAAGGACCTGAGCGCTGAACAGTTGGACGACATCCTGAAATATCACACAGAGATTGTGTTTGCCAGAACCTCTCCTCAGCAGAAGCTTATTATCGTGGAGGGCTGCCAGCGCCAG GGTGCTATTGTAGCTGTGACAGGTGATGGTGTGAACGATTCTCCTGCTCTGAAGAAGGCTGACATCGGTGTTGCTATGGGTATCTCTGGATCTGACGTCTCCAAGCAGGCTGCAGACATGATCCTCCTGGATGACAACTTTGCCTCCATCGTGACTGGTGTCGAAGAAG GCCGTCTGATCTTTGACAACTTGAAAAAGTCCATCGCCTACACCCTGACCAGTAACATTCCAGAAATCACACCCTTCCTCTTCTTCATCATCGCCAACATTCCACTGCCCCTAGGAACCGTCACCATCCTCTGTATCGACTTGGGAACTGACATG GTCCCCGCCATCTCCCTGGCCTACGAAGCTGCCGAGAGTGACATCATGAAGAGACAGCCCAGAAACTCCAAAACAGACAAACTGGTGAATGAAAGACTTATCAGCATAGCCTACGGTCAAATCG GTATGATCCAGGCTTTGGCTGGGTTCTTCACATACTTTGTGATCCTTGCTGAGAACGGATTCTTGCCCTCCAGACTGCTAGGTATTCGTGTGGACTGGGACAACAAATTTTGCAATGACCTGGAGGATAGCTATGGCCAGCAGTGG ACTTATGAACAGAGAAAGATTGTGGAGTTCACCTGCCACACAGCATTCTTTGCCAGTATTGTCGTTGTACAGTGGGCTGATTTGATCATCTGTAAGACCAGGAGGAACTCCGTCTTCCAACAAGGAATGAG GAACAAGATTCTCATCTTCGGCCTGTTTGAGGAGACAGCCCTGGCCGCCTTCCTGTCCTACTGTCCTGGAATGGGCATCGCCCTCAGAATGTACCCACTCAA ACCCAGCTGGTGGTTCTGCGCCTTCCCatactctctcctcatctttattTATGATGAAATCCGAAAACTGATCATCCGACGCAGCCCAGGCG GTTGGGTGGAAAGGGAGACGTACTACTAG